The following proteins come from a genomic window of Nocardiopsis sp. YSL2:
- a CDS encoding CPBP family intramembrane glutamic endopeptidase, with protein sequence MNPYDESHAPTDGPHPTPPGSGPGPGAMPPDGASIPSGPSAPSGSAGPPPRRRGPRPVPPGVPYHRVLADDKRRIWRGIAALVLLVGGMFLFSIVLTLLAAVVDALLGRDSVLTGGTELTPVDMGSNLLALALLIPWSMLIQRWLYGMRAASLHSVRSLFRPAVFGRAILVIVPLWAVYMTAFSALTPVEEVPWRFGDLLAMFAVILVLVPVQSAGEEYGLRGLAFRVAASWGRGPRSALVIGVVVSSLVFMAIHFAADPWLNVYYFTFGATLALITWRTGGLETAVVIHAVNNTLAFLTVVLLRSDPAEWTDRSAGVGSAQMLIPCAILIAATAVVWWRTRRTGPALTPAEADPHEHGSGREQRAR encoded by the coding sequence ATGAACCCCTACGACGAGAGCCATGCACCGACCGACGGGCCCCACCCCACGCCCCCCGGTTCCGGCCCCGGACCGGGCGCGATGCCCCCGGACGGCGCCTCGATCCCGTCCGGCCCCTCCGCTCCGTCCGGGTCCGCCGGGCCGCCGCCGCGGCGTCGCGGGCCGCGTCCGGTCCCGCCGGGCGTGCCCTACCACCGCGTCCTGGCCGATGACAAGCGCCGGATCTGGCGGGGCATCGCCGCACTCGTGCTCCTCGTGGGAGGGATGTTCCTCTTCAGCATCGTCCTGACGCTCCTCGCCGCCGTCGTCGACGCCCTGCTCGGCAGGGACAGCGTGCTGACGGGCGGCACCGAGCTCACCCCCGTGGACATGGGCTCGAACCTGCTCGCGCTCGCCCTGCTCATCCCGTGGAGCATGCTCATCCAACGGTGGCTCTACGGGATGCGGGCGGCTTCGCTGCACTCGGTGAGGTCGCTCTTCCGGCCCGCGGTGTTCGGCCGGGCGATCCTGGTCATCGTTCCCCTCTGGGCCGTCTACATGACCGCCTTCTCCGCGCTCACCCCCGTGGAGGAGGTGCCCTGGCGGTTCGGCGACCTGCTCGCGATGTTCGCGGTGATCCTCGTGCTGGTGCCGGTGCAGTCGGCCGGTGAGGAGTACGGGCTGCGCGGGCTCGCCTTCCGGGTCGCCGCGAGCTGGGGCCGCGGTCCGCGCTCGGCCCTGGTCATCGGTGTCGTGGTGTCGAGCCTGGTGTTCATGGCGATCCACTTCGCGGCCGACCCGTGGCTCAACGTCTACTACTTCACCTTCGGCGCCACGCTGGCCCTCATCACGTGGCGCACGGGCGGCCTGGAGACCGCGGTCGTGATCCACGCGGTGAACAACACGCTCGCGTTCCTCACCGTGGTCCTCCTGCGCTCCGACCCGGCGGAGTGGACGGACCGGTCGGCGGGCGTCGGATCGGCGCAGATGCTGATCCCCTGCGCGATCCTCATCGCGGCCACGGCCGTGGTGTGGTGGCGCACGCGAAGGACCGGACCGGCCCTGACCCCCGCCGAGGCCGATCCCCACGAGCACGGATCCGGCCGGGAGCAGCGGGCGCGGTAG
- a CDS encoding thioesterase family protein, with protein sequence MGTGPEAFYLPLDDQTYEPTAATESPWDSRAQHGGPPSALLGHVIDQAVGPGLRLGRISVDFLAPIPRLPARVELTTLRPGRQVHLTQADMIIDGRTAVTARAWHIATGPTPPVHGEPVAPPPLPAPSEEDLFAGRTGWGYGQAIEWRFVRGGFTVSGAAQAWTRVRIPLVAGEKLTGAARALIVADSANGLSAVLPMDEWLSIPPTMTATLLRHPEGDWTYMDCGTELSDDGLGLTRAALSDAGGRLGEVAQPLLVRRR encoded by the coding sequence ATGGGAACCGGGCCCGAAGCGTTCTACCTGCCCCTCGACGACCAGACCTACGAACCCACCGCGGCCACAGAGAGCCCGTGGGACAGCCGTGCCCAGCACGGCGGCCCGCCTTCCGCGCTGCTGGGCCACGTGATCGACCAAGCCGTCGGCCCCGGCCTGCGCCTGGGGCGGATCTCGGTGGACTTCCTCGCCCCCATCCCGCGGCTGCCCGCGCGGGTGGAACTCACCACGCTGCGGCCCGGCCGCCAGGTCCACCTCACCCAGGCCGACATGATCATCGACGGGCGTACCGCCGTGACCGCCCGAGCGTGGCACATCGCCACCGGACCCACTCCGCCGGTGCACGGCGAGCCCGTGGCGCCGCCGCCCCTGCCCGCGCCCTCCGAGGAGGACCTCTTCGCCGGTCGCACGGGCTGGGGGTACGGCCAGGCCATCGAGTGGCGCTTCGTGCGGGGCGGCTTCACCGTCTCCGGCGCCGCCCAGGCGTGGACGCGTGTCCGCATCCCCCTGGTGGCGGGGGAGAAGCTCACCGGCGCGGCCCGCGCGCTGATCGTCGCCGACTCCGCCAACGGCCTGTCGGCGGTCCTGCCGATGGACGAGTGGCTGTCCATCCCGCCCACCATGACCGCGACCCTCCTGCGCCACCCCGAGGGCGACTGGACGTACATGGACTGCGGCACCGAACTGTCCGACGACGGCCTCGGGCTCACCCGGGCCGCCCTGTCCGACGCCGGGGGCCGCCTCGGCGAGGTCGCCCAACCCCTGCTCGTGCGCCGACGCTGA
- a CDS encoding SDR family oxidoreductase, producing MSVVITGATGHLGRLVVEDLLAGGLPADQITATGRDTAKLADLSGRGVSTARADFEDPASLKAAFQGADTVLLVSGSEVGKRVDQHRNAVQAAKDAGVGHIVYTSLLNAAESTLVLAPEHKATEEIIRASGLPHTLLRNGWYSENYEQQLQQARETGTVLTSAGAGRVASASRPDYAAAAAAVLRDPAAHAGAVHELSGDTAWTFDELAAAMGRVLGREVVVDNVTPEEHQAVLTGAGLDEGTARFVVGLDAGTREGELSSTTGELSRLIGRPTTPLVETLGALV from the coding sequence ATGTCCGTCGTCATCACCGGTGCCACCGGCCACCTGGGCCGCCTCGTCGTCGAGGACCTCCTGGCCGGGGGGCTGCCCGCCGACCAGATCACCGCCACCGGGCGCGACACCGCCAAGCTGGCGGACCTGTCCGGCAGGGGCGTCTCGACGGCGCGCGCCGACTTCGAGGACCCCGCCTCGCTCAAGGCCGCCTTCCAGGGCGCCGACACCGTGCTCCTGGTCTCGGGCAGCGAGGTCGGCAAGCGCGTGGACCAGCACCGCAACGCCGTCCAGGCGGCCAAGGACGCGGGTGTGGGCCACATCGTCTACACCAGCCTGCTCAACGCCGCCGAGAGCACCCTCGTCCTGGCGCCGGAGCACAAGGCCACCGAGGAGATCATCCGCGCCTCCGGCCTGCCCCACACACTCCTGCGCAACGGCTGGTACAGCGAGAACTACGAGCAGCAGCTGCAGCAGGCGCGCGAGACCGGCACCGTCCTCACCAGCGCCGGAGCGGGCCGGGTGGCCAGCGCCTCGCGCCCCGACTACGCGGCGGCCGCCGCCGCGGTGCTGCGCGACCCCGCCGCGCACGCCGGCGCCGTCCACGAGCTCTCCGGCGACACCGCGTGGACCTTCGACGAGCTCGCCGCCGCGATGGGCCGGGTCCTGGGCCGCGAGGTCGTCGTCGACAACGTCACCCCCGAGGAGCACCAGGCCGTCCTGACCGGTGCCGGGCTGGACGAGGGCACCGCCCGGTTCGTCGTGGGCCTGGACGCCGGTACGCGCGAGGGCGAGCTGTCCTCGACCACCGGCGAGCTCTCCCGTCTCATCGGGCGCCCGACCACCCCTCTGGTGGAGACCCTCGGGGCCCTGGTGTGA
- a CDS encoding IclR family transcriptional regulator, producing the protein MAGNSTAAGRSVTARALDLLGAFDAEHPEATLTDLARRSGLPPATAHRLAGDLVTWGALDRDADGRYRIGLRLWRTGLLAPVSDRLRETALPFMQDLYEATRENIHLAVLDGDRALYVEKLSGHRSVPVLSRVGTHLPLHATGVGKALLAWADEDFLRAYCDRPLSRQTRHTITERGRLLRELRTSVERGYASTSEEMSLGSCSVAVPVSNGTGPPVAALGIVVRTVRADLSRLVPALRAGAEGLGLRLAASED; encoded by the coding sequence ATGGCCGGCAACAGCACTGCGGCGGGTCGCTCGGTGACCGCGCGCGCCCTGGACCTCCTGGGCGCCTTCGACGCCGAGCACCCCGAGGCGACCCTGACCGATCTCGCGCGGCGCTCCGGGCTGCCGCCCGCCACCGCGCACCGGCTGGCCGGCGACCTGGTGACCTGGGGCGCGCTGGACCGCGACGCCGACGGCCGCTACCGCATCGGCCTGCGCCTGTGGCGGACGGGCCTGCTGGCCCCCGTGTCCGACCGGCTGCGCGAGACGGCCCTGCCGTTCATGCAGGACCTGTACGAGGCGACCCGGGAGAACATCCACCTCGCCGTCCTGGACGGGGACCGGGCCCTGTACGTGGAGAAGCTGTCCGGGCACCGCTCCGTCCCGGTGCTCTCCCGGGTGGGCACCCACCTGCCCCTGCACGCCACCGGGGTCGGCAAGGCGCTGCTCGCCTGGGCCGACGAGGACTTCCTGCGCGCCTACTGCGACCGCCCGCTCTCACGGCAGACCCGGCACACCATCACCGAGCGGGGACGGCTGCTGCGCGAGCTGCGCACGTCCGTCGAGCGCGGCTACGCCTCGACCAGCGAGGAGATGTCCCTGGGGTCGTGCTCGGTGGCGGTCCCGGTGTCGAACGGGACCGGACCGCCCGTGGCCGCCCTGGGCATCGTCGTCCGGACGGTACGCGCCGATCTGTCGCGGCTGGTCCCGGCGCTGCGCGCCGGAGCCGAGGGCCTCGGCCTCCGTCTGGCCGCCTCCGAGGACTGA
- a CDS encoding helix-turn-helix domain-containing protein, protein MTTPSSSTPFDSSEILTVGGQVLSENCPSRRLLGDITSKWGVLVLVSLSEGPRRWSELLRGIGGISEKMLAQTLRTLEADRLVLRDARPVVPPYVVYSLTDSGEQVTQLLLPLLDWAQTHAIAEVSASADTASTR, encoded by the coding sequence ATGACGACACCGTCCTCCTCGACGCCGTTCGACTCCTCCGAGATCCTGACCGTCGGCGGACAGGTCCTGTCCGAGAACTGCCCGTCCCGGCGCCTGTTGGGCGACATCACCAGCAAGTGGGGCGTCCTCGTCCTGGTCTCCCTCTCCGAGGGCCCCCGGCGCTGGAGCGAACTCCTGCGCGGTATCGGCGGCATCAGCGAGAAGATGCTCGCCCAGACCCTGCGCACCCTGGAGGCCGACCGCCTGGTCCTGCGCGACGCCCGCCCCGTGGTTCCGCCCTACGTGGTCTACAGCCTCACCGACAGCGGCGAACAGGTCACCCAGCTCCTGCTCCCGCTGTTGGACTGGGCGCAGACCCACGCCATCGCCGAGGTCAGTGCTTCGGCCGACACCGCCTCGACCCGCTGA
- a CDS encoding ABC transporter ATP-binding protein — protein MAELQITGLSRSFGGVHAVQDVDLAVADGETRGIIGPNGAGKSTLFNLISGHLRPDRGGIRLAGRPLDGLPAHRRARRGVAIVFQAARIFPGMTVLENVMVGAHLRADAGFTAAVLRLPAHRAAERRIRELALDALDRVGLSDRAGDPAEALPIGQQRAMQLARALCADPALLLLDEPASGLRAPERERLASIVEELHEDGQTTLLIEHDVAFVSRLSDRVTVLDLGRVIAEGTPDQVRRDPAVVSAYLGTGEGAAA, from the coding sequence GTGGCCGAACTACAGATCACCGGACTCAGCCGCTCCTTCGGCGGGGTGCACGCCGTCCAGGACGTCGACCTCGCCGTCGCCGACGGTGAGACCCGGGGCATCATCGGCCCCAACGGGGCGGGCAAGTCCACTCTGTTCAACCTCATCAGCGGGCACCTGCGCCCGGACCGGGGCGGCATCCGCCTGGCCGGGCGCCCCCTGGACGGGCTCCCGGCACACCGGCGGGCCCGGCGCGGCGTGGCGATCGTCTTCCAGGCCGCCCGGATCTTCCCCGGCATGACCGTGCTGGAGAACGTCATGGTCGGCGCGCACCTGCGCGCCGACGCCGGGTTCACCGCGGCCGTGCTGCGCCTGCCCGCCCACCGCGCGGCCGAACGCCGTATCAGGGAGCTGGCCCTGGACGCGCTGGACCGCGTGGGCCTGTCGGACCGCGCCGGGGATCCCGCCGAGGCCCTGCCCATCGGCCAGCAGCGCGCCATGCAGCTCGCCCGCGCCCTGTGCGCGGACCCCGCGCTGCTGTTGCTGGACGAGCCCGCCTCCGGGCTGCGCGCGCCCGAGCGCGAGCGGTTGGCGTCGATCGTGGAGGAGCTGCACGAGGACGGCCAGACCACCCTGCTCATCGAGCACGACGTCGCGTTCGTCTCGCGCCTGTCCGACCGCGTCACCGTGCTCGACCTGGGCCGGGTCATCGCCGAGGGCACGCCGGACCAGGTCCGGCGCGACCCGGCGGTGGTCTCGGCCTACCTCGGCACGGGGGAAGGGGCCGCCGCGTGA
- a CDS encoding 4-hydroxybenzoate 3-monooxygenase, whose translation MNSLTTRTRVAIIGAGPAGLVLSHLLAARGIDSVVVETRERDAIESTIRAGVLEQGTVDLLTGTGVDTRVLTEGAKHDGVEFRFGGRGHRIDFAGLVGRSVWLYPQHEVLKDLIATRLAVGADIRFGVSDVVPSGVDTDSPSVHFTDAQGRRVELRCDVVAGCDGSAGVSRAALPEDRRVDHFRTYPFGWFGILAEAPPSSPELVYARSDRGFALISTRTPEVQRMYFQCAPDEDPAAWSDARIWDELQARVAGDGFALKEGSIFQRGVIPMRSYVCDPMCFGRLMLAGDAAHTVPPTGAKGLNLAVADVVVLARVLEEFLASGEERHLDSYGPTALRRVWRAQHFSWWMTSMLHTPPEATPFDIQRQLGELDMVTSSRAGAAYLAEAYTGWPIDD comes from the coding sequence ATGAACTCACTCACAACCCGTACCCGGGTGGCCATCATCGGGGCCGGTCCCGCCGGCCTGGTCCTGTCCCACCTGCTGGCCGCCCGCGGCATCGACTCGGTCGTCGTGGAGACCCGAGAGCGCGACGCGATCGAGAGCACCATCCGCGCCGGGGTCCTCGAACAGGGCACCGTCGACCTGCTGACGGGCACCGGCGTGGACACTCGTGTCCTGACCGAGGGCGCCAAGCACGACGGGGTCGAGTTCCGCTTCGGCGGCCGGGGCCACCGGATCGACTTCGCGGGGCTGGTGGGCCGCTCGGTCTGGCTCTATCCGCAGCACGAGGTGCTCAAGGACCTGATCGCCACCCGCCTGGCCGTCGGCGCCGACATACGCTTCGGCGTGAGCGACGTGGTGCCGAGCGGTGTGGACACCGACAGCCCTTCGGTCCACTTCACCGACGCCCAGGGGCGTCGGGTGGAACTGCGCTGCGACGTGGTGGCGGGCTGCGACGGCTCGGCGGGTGTGAGCCGCGCGGCCCTGCCCGAGGACCGGCGTGTCGACCACTTCCGCACCTACCCCTTCGGCTGGTTCGGGATCCTCGCCGAGGCTCCGCCCTCCTCGCCCGAGCTGGTCTACGCCCGCTCCGACCGCGGGTTCGCGCTGATCAGCACCCGCACGCCCGAGGTGCAGCGGATGTACTTCCAGTGCGCCCCGGACGAGGACCCCGCGGCCTGGAGCGACGCCCGGATCTGGGACGAGCTCCAGGCGCGGGTGGCGGGCGACGGCTTCGCCCTGAAGGAGGGGTCCATCTTCCAGCGCGGTGTGATCCCGATGCGCAGCTACGTGTGCGACCCGATGTGCTTCGGCCGGCTGATGCTGGCCGGAGACGCGGCGCACACGGTGCCGCCCACCGGGGCCAAGGGCCTGAACCTGGCGGTGGCCGACGTCGTCGTGCTGGCCCGCGTGCTGGAGGAGTTCCTGGCCTCGGGCGAGGAACGGCACCTGGACTCCTACGGCCCCACGGCCCTGCGCCGGGTCTGGCGGGCCCAGCACTTCTCGTGGTGGATGACCTCGATGCTGCACACGCCGCCGGAGGCCACGCCCTTCGACATCCAGCGCCAGCTCGGCGAGCTCGACATGGTGACGAGCAGCCGGGCGGGCGCGGCCTATCTGGCCGAGGCGTACACGGGCTGGCCGATCGACGACTGA
- a CDS encoding ABC transporter substrate-binding protein, whose product MRRFISLLALVAVSATACGGGGDSGSDDAVRVGYITPLTGGYSALGTDNELAVELAVAQVNADGGVLGRQIELITRDDQSEPDQAVLAFNDIQSQDPVAVIGSAVSDSAMATIPAVERAGVPYISPTPADEQLDPLREEVFVVPATAAAYAERALQYFQAEGLTEVSVAYSATTYAVAGFLATEELADEYGIEISAVNEYQQDTTDFGHVFSELDSVDPQALLFWGTGPPAVTFAQQYGSVEADVPLVMTGAQASHLWLEPAGDAAEGVTVLSSIGVVGEHLPEGEQKQVIEEVSAAFSEEHGYAPPQFALDGYSAVRLLVAAIENAGSTEHADILAALEELTLVTPNGTYAYSDSDHAGITTDAISVNTVEDGAFVPVPWAVEQLDAAYGG is encoded by the coding sequence GTGCGCAGATTCATCTCATTACTCGCCCTCGTCGCCGTCTCGGCCACCGCGTGCGGTGGCGGCGGGGACTCCGGCAGCGACGACGCCGTCCGCGTCGGCTACATCACGCCCCTGACCGGCGGCTACTCCGCCCTGGGCACCGACAACGAACTGGCCGTCGAACTCGCGGTCGCCCAGGTCAACGCCGACGGCGGCGTCCTGGGCCGGCAGATCGAGCTCATCACCCGCGACGACCAGAGCGAACCCGACCAGGCGGTCCTGGCCTTCAACGACATCCAGTCCCAGGACCCGGTCGCCGTGATCGGATCGGCCGTGTCCGACAGCGCCATGGCCACCATCCCCGCCGTCGAGCGCGCCGGAGTCCCCTACATCTCCCCCACGCCCGCCGACGAACAGCTCGACCCGCTGCGCGAGGAGGTCTTCGTCGTCCCGGCCACGGCCGCCGCCTACGCCGAACGCGCCCTGCAGTACTTCCAGGCCGAGGGCCTGACCGAGGTGTCCGTGGCCTACTCGGCCACCACCTACGCCGTCGCCGGGTTCCTGGCCACCGAGGAGCTCGCCGACGAGTACGGCATCGAGATCTCCGCGGTCAACGAGTACCAGCAGGACACCACCGACTTCGGCCACGTGTTCAGCGAACTCGACTCCGTCGACCCGCAGGCCCTGCTGTTCTGGGGCACCGGGCCCCCCGCGGTGACCTTCGCCCAGCAGTACGGGTCCGTCGAGGCCGACGTCCCCCTGGTCATGACCGGTGCCCAGGCCAGCCACCTGTGGCTGGAGCCCGCCGGCGACGCCGCCGAGGGCGTCACCGTGCTCAGCTCCATCGGCGTGGTCGGCGAGCACCTGCCCGAGGGCGAGCAGAAACAGGTCATCGAGGAGGTGTCGGCCGCCTTCTCCGAGGAGCACGGCTACGCCCCGCCCCAGTTCGCCCTGGACGGCTACAGCGCCGTGCGGCTGCTGGTCGCGGCGATCGAGAACGCCGGCTCCACCGAGCACGCCGACATCCTGGCGGCCCTGGAGGAGCTGACCCTGGTCACCCCCAACGGCACCTACGCCTACTCCGACTCCGACCACGCCGGGATCACCACCGACGCGATCTCGGTCAACACCGTCGAGGACGGCGCCTTCGTCCCCGTGCCCTGGGCGGTCGAGCAGCTCGACGCCGCGTACGGGGGTTGA
- a CDS encoding TetR/AcrR family transcriptional regulator — MSETTPAADTRTVDDGGAPAPRKRVNRREQILRTAADAFATQGFNNTSLADIAAMLDITPAGVLHHFGSKTALLTAVLELRDDTDPAPEGSRMLDHLVATAERNAERPGTTQLYAVLSAESATDRHPAQEWFRDRFTVLRREIGDAVLDRLGPREREAADTPGPDGRTPADEAAAAVIAVMDGLQVQWLLDPEAVDMAAVTETVIDALVARLSGRG, encoded by the coding sequence ATGAGCGAGACGACCCCCGCAGCGGACACCCGCACCGTCGACGACGGCGGAGCCCCGGCGCCGCGCAAGCGGGTGAACCGGCGTGAGCAGATCCTGCGCACCGCCGCCGACGCCTTCGCCACGCAGGGGTTCAACAACACCTCGCTCGCCGACATCGCGGCGATGCTCGACATCACCCCGGCCGGGGTCCTGCACCACTTCGGGTCCAAGACCGCCCTGCTCACCGCCGTTCTGGAACTGCGCGACGACACCGACCCGGCTCCCGAGGGCAGCCGGATGCTCGACCACCTCGTGGCCACCGCCGAGCGCAACGCCGAGCGCCCGGGGACCACGCAGCTCTACGCCGTGCTGTCGGCGGAGAGCGCCACCGACCGCCACCCCGCCCAGGAGTGGTTCCGGGACCGCTTCACCGTGCTGCGCCGCGAGATCGGGGACGCCGTGCTGGACCGCCTCGGCCCACGTGAGCGCGAGGCGGCGGACACACCCGGCCCGGACGGCCGGACCCCGGCCGACGAGGCGGCCGCGGCGGTCATCGCGGTGATGGACGGTCTGCAGGTCCAGTGGCTGCTGGACCCGGAGGCCGTGGACATGGCCGCGGTCACCGAGACGGTCATCGACGCTCTGGTGGCCCGCCTGTCCGGCCGGGGGTGA
- a CDS encoding DoxX family protein: protein MTSVATSSPPHASASTDHAFDLGLLLLRATCGLTLAAHGAQKLFGWFGGNGISGTGEFFAAAGYRPGELMAVVAGLSEFLGGLGLALGLLTPLAGAAAIGVMVNAAAFHWSDGFFGGMEYPLVLALAAAAIAVTGPGRYALDRLLPLLHRHRLYYGLAAVVLGAGTSTAVLLLRA, encoded by the coding sequence ATGACCTCTGTCGCCACGTCTTCCCCACCCCACGCATCAGCCTCCACGGATCACGCGTTCGACCTCGGCCTGCTGCTCCTGCGCGCCACCTGCGGACTGACCCTGGCCGCCCACGGCGCCCAGAAGCTCTTCGGCTGGTTCGGCGGCAACGGCATCAGCGGCACCGGCGAGTTCTTCGCCGCCGCGGGCTACCGCCCCGGTGAGCTCATGGCCGTGGTGGCCGGGCTCAGCGAGTTCCTGGGCGGTCTCGGCCTGGCCCTGGGACTGCTCACACCACTGGCCGGCGCCGCGGCCATCGGCGTCATGGTCAACGCCGCAGCGTTCCACTGGAGTGACGGGTTCTTCGGTGGGATGGAGTACCCGCTGGTGCTCGCGCTCGCCGCCGCCGCCATCGCCGTGACCGGCCCGGGACGCTACGCCCTGGACCGCCTGCTGCCCCTGCTCCACCGGCACCGCCTGTACTACGGCCTGGCCGCCGTCGTGCTGGGCGCCGGAACCTCCACCGCCGTCCTCCTCCTGCGCGCCTGA